TGTAGATGCCGTCCGGCCAGTAGCCCTGATCCAACGTGCCGAGCTGGAAGACGAACTGGCCGTTGAGCACCGGACGCAGCACGCCCGCCACGAGCTTGAGCCCGACGGAGCGCATGCCGAAGTAGCTCGTCACCTGGTCCACGACGGTGGAGCCGCTCTTGAGCGACACGCGCAGGTCATAGAGGAAGGGGCTGTCGGGGGACCACAGCTTGGGGTTGGGCACGGGGATGCGGAGCTCCCCGTCCACGCTGCCCGTGGCGCTGCCCACCTGCGTGGCGCCATCGAAGGCCACGGCCTCGACCGTCTGGCCGGCGATTCCCGCGCCGCGCACCGTCAGGCGCAGGGCCGAGCCCGCCACGTCCGGCGTCATGTCCAGCCGGGTGATGCGCGCGGACGGCGTGGGCTCGAGCCACACCGTCTGCCAGATGCCCGAGGCGGCCGTGTAGAAGATGCCACTGGGGTTGTTGCGCTGCTTGCCCACGGGCTGTCCGCCCGCGTCGGTGGGATCATAGACACCGACGATGATCTCGTTGGTGCCCCCATTGAGGTTGGCGGTGATGTCGAAGCTGAAGCCGTCGAAGCCGCCCTGGTGGGTGCCGACGAGCTGGCGGTTGACGTAGACGGTGGCCTCCCAGTCCACGGCGCCGAAGTGGAGCTGGACGCGCCGGCCGCTCCAGGCGGCGGGCACGGTGAAGGTGCGCCGGTACCACATCCGGTCCTGGTGCCGCTTGATGCCGGAGATGGCCGACTCGATGGGGAAGGGGACGAGAATGCTCTCGGACAGGTTCTGGCCGAAGGGAGGCGTCTGGCCCGCGGTGGCGTTGCCGAACTGCCACTCGCCATTGAGGTTCTGCCAATCGGCGCGCACCATTTGTGGCCGGGGATATTCCGGCAGGGCGTTGCTGGGAGTCGCCTGCGAGGTCCACTGCGTCGTCAGCGGCGGCGTCTTGGGCGCCCAGGCGGCCTGGGCCCCCTGGGACGAGAACAAGCCACAAAGCAGGGGCAGCAGTCGCAGCGCCGTGCCGCCAAGACGTGTGCGTCGAGATGGTTGGGTCATGGGTGTCCTCCCACGGAGTCGACAGGGGGAATTCAGCAGTCTCCGGGGTTGTGCCCATTTACACGATTTCCCATGAATCAACATGAAGACAATTATTTAAATGACTTCCGAACTCATCCACTGCGGAACAACGGCGGGATGTCGCATCGCGTCGTTCCGGGGAGCACACCTCCTCCACCTCTGGGCGGTTGCTCTCGCGTGTCCGCGGGAGCGCCAGTCCTGAAAGGCAGGGCCGGCGAGATCGGCGGGTGGGTGACCGGGTAGGCTTGACGACTTAGGACTCCTAAGTTAGATCGAGCTCATGACTGGGCAGCGACTGGGACCGGGCAGTGACTGGCGTACTCAACCGCGCCTGGATTGCCCGGAGCATGAGCTCGCGGCTGAGTCGGCGCGACGAGAGGTCTGGGAGCAGTTCATGCGTCGCGGCTGACGCCATTGCGTCTCAGGTACGAGCGAACACGAATTCCGCGGCCATTCCGGCCGACGGCGGCAGCGGAGCTTTGCTCCACGAAGGAGAAGAAGAAATGACTGACATCCCCGGCTATACCCATGGCACCTCGTCCGTTGCGCGTTCACCTGTGTCCCTCACCGACTTCGAAAAGATGAAGGCCAGCGTCCTGTTCGGCGAAGAGGACGTGAAGTACCTCCGCATGTCGCATGACATCGTGAAGGGGCGCGTCGAGGCGATCCTCGACGTCTGGTACGGGTTTGTTGGGAGTCAGCCGCATCTGCTCGCCTCGTTCAGTGGAAAGACGGACGGCAAGCCTCTTGGCGACTACCTTGGCCTCGTCCGCAAGCGCTTCGGCCAGTGGATTCTCGATACGTCGCGTGCCCAGTACGACCAGGCCTGGCTCGACTACCAGCACGAGATTGGCCTGCGCCACCATCGGGCGAAGAAGAACAAGACCGACGGAGCCCCCTCGACGGACCTCGTGCCCTTTCGGGACCTGTTCGCGCTCATCTTCCCGGTGACCTTTACCCTGCGCCCCTTCCTGGCCGGGCAGGGCCATTCAGCAGAGGACGTCGAGAAGATGTCCGCGGCGTGGCTCAAGTCATGCCTGTTGCAGGTGACGCTCTGGGCCCACCCCTATGTCAAGGATGGGGACTTCTAATGACGTTGCGCCCCGCGCCCGCGTGGCGGACGGCCGCATGGCTCAACACGCCGGAGCCGCTCACTCTCGAGCGACTCCGCGGC
This genomic interval from Cystobacter ferrugineus contains the following:
- a CDS encoding protoglobin domain-containing protein: MTDIPGYTHGTSSVARSPVSLTDFEKMKASVLFGEEDVKYLRMSHDIVKGRVEAILDVWYGFVGSQPHLLASFSGKTDGKPLGDYLGLVRKRFGQWILDTSRAQYDQAWLDYQHEIGLRHHRAKKNKTDGAPSTDLVPFRDLFALIFPVTFTLRPFLAGQGHSAEDVEKMSAAWLKSCLLQVTLWAHPYVKDGDF